From the bacterium genome, the window CAGGGGCAGGGTGGTGATCCGGGCGCCCATGTCCGTACCGGTCACAGTGGATTATCAGGACCGGAAGTTCCCCTACACAACCCATACTTTCGGAGAGGGCGGCCTGTTCCTCCCCTCCCCGGATTCCATGTTCCGCAGGACGCTCCTGGGGCTCGAGTTCTGCCTTCCCGGCATCAACAACCTGTTCGATCTGAAAGGCGAGGTCGTCTACACACTCGAGAAAAGCACCGAAGATTGTCCTCCGGGAATGGGGATCAAGTTCGTTGATATCGCTCAGGCTTTGAAAAAACTCCTCAAGGTTTACATGCAGAACTACCTTACGAAGGCCGCCGTCCCGTCCTGATACGGGGAACGGCTGCTGTCGCCAGGGAGAACTGCCATGAAGTGGGTACTGATCATAGACCCGTCGAAGAACGAAAGGGAATACCTCCAGCGCATCGTCGGGCGCCTTGGCTACAGGCTGTTTGCCGCCGAAAACGGCAGGCAGGGCCTTTACTACGCCCGGCAGAGCCTCCCCGATGCCGTCATCATCGGCGAGGGAGTCATGGACTATACGCCCACGGAACTTTGCCGGATATTCAAGGAAGACCCGTCCCTGTCCACAGCTCCCATACTTCACGTCAGCTCAAGCGGTGACCGAACCTGCAGGACTGAAGCTTTCGAAGCCGGGTTTGCAGGCGTCGTGCAAAGGCCACTGTCCGTCAGGCACTTTTTCCAGGATCTCGAACGGTGCCTTTCCAGCACGAGGAAAGATATCCGTGTGCCTGTCAGCATCCCTGTCCGGATTCTCCGGGGCCTGGA encodes:
- a CDS encoding PilZ domain-containing protein, with the translated sequence MKWVLIIDPSKNEREYLQRIVGRLGYRLFAAENGRQGLYYARQSLPDAVIIGEGVMDYTPTELCRIFKEDPSLSTAPILHVSSSGDRTCRTEAFEAGFAGVVQRPLSVRHFFQDLERCLSSTRKDIRVPVSIPVRILRGLEQFSLWSFNIGEGGVYLKTMSPLPPQTGLGVQFKLPGLRKLFDFKGRVIHSIKSDSEELPAGMGVMFTDISETIRTILSLYMEYHLTSAELPAR